The Bacillota bacterium genome contains the following window.
TCGGCAATCAGTTCGCCAATCTTCGGGTCGTTGGCGGAGATGGTGGCAACATTAGCGATTTCGTCGCGGGTCTCCACAGGGGTTGCAATCTTGCGGATTTCCTCTACCGCAGCCTCTACGGCGCGGTCAATGCCCTTCTTCAGGAGCATGGGGTTTGCACCAGCCGCAACGTTGCGCAAGCCCTCGCGCACGATAGCCTGAGCCAGCACGGTGGCGGTGGTGGTTCCGTCGCCTGCCACGTCGTTGGTCTTGCTGGCGACCTCGCGCACGAGCTGCGCGCCCATGTTCTCGAAGGGGTCTTCCACCTCTATCTCTTTGGCAATAGTTACCCCATCGTTAATCACGGTAGGGCTGCCGAACTTCTTTTCCAGCACAACCGTACGTCCACGCGGTCCCAGCGTCACCTTCACGGCATCCGCCAGTTTGTTCACACCGCGCTCCAGCGCCCGACGCGCCTCCTCATCGAACAACAGCATCTTTGCCGCCATTTGTCACTCCCTCCTTATTGCTCCAGTACTGCCAGCACGTCGTCCTGGCGCAGGATGACGTACTCTTCGCCGTTGATTTTGATTTCCGTACCACCGTACTTCGAGTAGAAGATGACATCACCAACTTTGACTTCCATCTCGACCACTTTGCCGTTATCCAGCATCTTGCCCGGTCCCACGGCAACCACCTCGCCCTTCTGGGGCTTTTCCTTGGCAGTGTCGGGCAAGACGATGCCGCCACTGGTTACCTCTTCCGCTTCCATCGGTTTGACCACAATACGGTCTGCAAGCGGTTTGAGCTGTACCTTCACTGCGGTCTCAGGCATCGCAGGTTCACCTCCTCAAGCAGTATTTTAGCACTCGACAATGCCGAGTGCTAATCCACGCATTATAATACCCTAACTTTGGCGAGGATGCAAGGGGAGACCTCACCTAAAACAACGGCGACTTCATGTGCGTGGCAGTCAGCGAGCGGTATGCTCAAGCTGCAATTTCATCCTTCCCACCAGGGGGCATGGAACCGACTGTGCACTTCTATCCGCTGTCCCGTCTCAGCGGACTTCTGGGCAGCAAGCATGACCTCCAGCACATGGAAGGCGTGTTCGGCGGTCATTAGCGGTTTTTCGCCCGTGGCAAGGCACCGCGCCAGGTACGAGCCGCCCTGATTCCAGTTATAGCCCTTCTGGTCCTCGCAGACCACCTTCCACGCGCTGGCTTGCGCGTCCCAGACCTCCACGCCCTTCGGATGCCAGTCCCAGCCCAGCATGTTGATACTGCCCTTCGTGCCGACCAGTTCGATAGTGCGTTCCTCATGATAGGGACCGTAGACGAAACCGGTCATCACGCAGGAGAAGACACTGTTGCCATGGTCCATCAGCACAATGGTATTGTCGTCCGCTTCTACATGGACATGCTGTCCCTCCACAAAGCGCTCTTTGATGGCGGTACCCATGAGCGCGGTAACGTTTCTGGCAGGACCGAGTAACCCCGTCAAGGTGGTGATGTTGTACACGCCTAGATCGAACAGACAACCACCGCCCTTCTGGTAGAACCACGGTCCCCAGCCGGGTCCTCCATGCCCGTACCACGCACGGGCAACGTACACGTCGCCAACCGCTTTTTGCGCCAGCAGCGCTGCCATGCACTGGAACGCCGGGCTGGTAACGACCGTTGGCGCACCCCAGAGGTAGACTCCACGTTGCTTTGCGGTTTCTATCAGGGTGCGTCCCTCCTCGAGCGTGGTGGCAAACGGCTTTTCGCACAGCACGTGCTTGCCAGCCTGCAGTGCCTTCAGGTTAACAGGGTAATGCTGCTGCATGGAGGTAAGATTGATGAGCATATCGAACTCACACTGGCTGAGCATCTCGTCCACGTCCGTAAAGACATTCGGCACGTCGAACTCCTCAGCGCGTTCACGGGCACGTTCTTCCACCACATCGCAGAGCGCAACAACATGAGCGTATTCACTGGTCTTCAGATCGCTCAGGTAATGGCGGCTGACGCTGCCGCACCCTGCAATCGCTATCCGAACCATGGGATTGTCACCTCATGCCTGTACTGTTCCTTGTCACCGGGCACCATGAGCTGCCCAGCGACCCTTGCTGATGCATGAACTTCGCCCTGCACACGGATGTACCCTCTTGCCAAGAGAGGAGTTTTTGTGTTAACCTGTATCACTACAAGGGACGTCCCAAGGGCGTGATGGGCGAGGAAAAACGCCGTGGCACTCGTAGAAACACACCAGCTCACCAAGAAGTATGGCAATCTGGTGGCAGTGAACAACCTGAACCTGCGCATCGACGAGGGCGATATTCTGGGATTTATCGGACCGAATGGCGCAGGCAAGACCACCACTATTCGGATGCTGGCTACTCTGCTCGAGCCGACAAGCGGTACCGCCACCATCGCGGGGCACGATGTGGTTAAGGAGCCGGAAGCGGTGAGGCGCTTGATCGGCTACATGCCCGACTTTTTTGGGGTGTATGATGATGTGAAAGTGTGGGAATATCTGGACTTTTTCGCGTGCGCCTACCGCATCCCGCGCTCCGAACGTGAGAAACTGATCGACGATGTGCTTGCGCTGACCGACCTGTCGCACAAAAGGAACGACTACGTCGAGGCTCTTTCGCGCGGGATGAAGCAGAGATTGTGCCTTGCCAAAACCCTGTTGCACAATCCCCAGGTGTTGCTGCTGGATGAGCCTGCGTCCGGGCTGGACCCCCGCGCCCGCATCGAGATCAAGGAGCTTTTGAAAGAACTGCGCGATATGGGCAAGACCATCCTTATCTCCTCGCACATTCTGCCCGAACTGGCGGATATCTGCAATAAGATTGCCATTATCGAGC
Protein-coding sequences here:
- a CDS encoding Gfo/Idh/MocA family oxidoreductase, encoding MVRIAIAGCGSVSRHYLSDLKTSEYAHVVALCDVVEERARERAEEFDVPNVFTDVDEMLSQCEFDMLINLTSMQQHYPVNLKALQAGKHVLCEKPFATTLEEGRTLIETAKQRGVYLWGAPTVVTSPAFQCMAALLAQKAVGDVYVARAWYGHGGPGWGPWFYQKGGGCLFDLGVYNITTLTGLLGPARNVTALMGTAIKERFVEGQHVHVEADDNTIVLMDHGNSVFSCVMTGFVYGPYHEERTIELVGTKGSINMLGWDWHPKGVEVWDAQASAWKVVCEDQKGYNWNQGGSYLARCLATGEKPLMTAEHAFHVLEVMLAAQKSAETGQRIEVHSRFHAPWWEG
- the groES gene encoding co-chaperone GroES produces the protein MPETAVKVQLKPLADRIVVKPMEAEEVTSGGIVLPDTAKEKPQKGEVVAVGPGKMLDNGKVVEMEVKVGDVIFYSKYGGTEIKINGEEYVILRQDDVLAVLEQ
- a CDS encoding ABC transporter ATP-binding protein, with translation MALVETHQLTKKYGNLVAVNNLNLRIDEGDILGFIGPNGAGKTTTIRMLATLLEPTSGTATIAGHDVVKEPEAVRRLIGYMPDFFGVYDDVKVWEYLDFFACAYRIPRSEREKLIDDVLALTDLSHKRNDYVEALSRGMKQRLCLAKTLLHNPQVLLLDEPASGLDPRARIEIKELLKELRDMGKTILISSHILPELADICNKIAIIEQGELLISGEINTIMRQLTGSHVLEIKVADDTDTAVQVLQSQLQDIRDVRVEDGVIRAHYVGPPGEHYRVVWALAEKRVKVLSFAEQPTDLEDIFMRVTQGAVQ